In Eretmochelys imbricata isolate rEreImb1 chromosome 4, rEreImb1.hap1, whole genome shotgun sequence, a single window of DNA contains:
- the LOC144263542 gene encoding uncharacterized protein LOC144263542 → MVVLGFLQIAFATVCVVSGLMDGTFRTQTALSKTRAPVWAGMVMGVPGILALFSSQKKNPVLVNAMILASIFSCCAIIIVVVYASLTLSYGEEDEMFTHEPVHVVHTKFVLNKLVKGANVAMLIASTCSAFIVLIIAYMGCRSLPRCSCYDGVTGMEWLQPAEDPQQTVELVCTMQSHGNRIFNAPVQFPDQDLDAEEELSKPLPYIRLA, encoded by the exons ATGGTTGTGCTGGGGTTCTTGCAGATAGCCTTTGCTACAGTGTGTGTCGTCAGTGGATTAATGGATGGCACCTTCAGAACACAAACAGCACTGAGTAAAACGAGAGCACCCGTCTGGGCTGGAATG GTCATGGGTGTTCCTGGAATTCTGGCTTTATTTTCttcccagaaaaaaaatccagttctt GTGAATGCAATGATATTAGCTTCTATATTTTCTTGTTGTGCCATCATCATTGTAGTTGTCTATGCTTCCCTAACTTTAAGCTATGGTGAAGAAGATGAGATGTTCACACATGAGCCAGTTCATGTTGTTCATACG AAGTTTGTGCTTAATAAACTTGTCAAAGGAGCCAATGTAGCAATGTTAATTGCATCTACCTGCAGTGCTTTCATTGTGCTAATTATTGCTTACATGGGCTGCCGAAGTCTTCCACGTTGTTCATGTTATGACGGTGTAACTGGAATG GAATGGTTACAACCTGCTGAGGATCCGCAGCAGACTGTGGAACTGGTTTGCACTATGCAAA GTCATGGGAACAGAATCTTTAATGCCCCAGTGCAGTTTCCAGATCAAGACTTAGATGCAGAGGAAGAACTATCCAAACCACTTCCCTATATCAGACTTGCTTGA